One cyanobiont of Ornithocercus magnificus DNA segment encodes these proteins:
- a CDS encoding ribosome biogenesis GTPase Der, translating into MALPVIVVIGRPNVGKSTLANRLCNSREAIVHNRPGITRDRNYQDGFWKDRSFRVVDTGGLIFDDDTEFLPEIRIQANAALAEAAVALVVVDGQQGVTAADEAIANWLRIQTHPILLAVNKCESPQQGLAMAAEFWGLGLGEPHAISAIHGAGTGDLMDKVLELLPQDSEGQEVEEPIQLAIVGRPNVGKSSLLNAICGEIRAIVSPIRGTTRDTIDTYLKREGYSWRLLDTAGIHRRRSVKYGPEFFGISRSFKAIERSDICILVIDALDGITDQDQRLAGRIESRGRACVVVINKWDVVRKDSYTMKTMEKELRAKLYFLDWSSMLFASAITKQRVNSIFPLAIQAVEQHRRRVSTSVVNEVLKEALRWRNPPATHGGRQGRLYYGTQVASRPPSFTLFVNDPKLFGDTYRRYVERQLREGLGFKGTPLRLFWRGKRQRDAERDLAR; encoded by the coding sequence GTGGCACTTCCAGTCATAGTTGTAATTGGTCGCCCCAATGTTGGTAAGTCTACGCTAGCCAACCGCCTCTGCAATAGCCGTGAGGCTATTGTCCATAACAGACCTGGTATCACACGCGATCGCAACTACCAAGATGGCTTCTGGAAAGATCGTAGCTTTCGCGTGGTTGACACTGGAGGTCTCATCTTCGATGATGATACTGAGTTTCTGCCAGAAATACGAATACAGGCTAATGCTGCTCTAGCCGAGGCAGCTGTAGCACTAGTAGTTGTTGATGGACAACAAGGAGTAACTGCTGCCGATGAAGCTATTGCTAACTGGCTGCGAATCCAAACTCATCCTATCCTTCTTGCTGTAAATAAGTGTGAATCTCCCCAGCAAGGTCTAGCAATGGCCGCAGAATTTTGGGGTCTTGGCCTTGGCGAACCTCATGCCATCTCGGCCATACATGGTGCAGGCACTGGTGATTTGATGGACAAAGTTCTCGAACTTCTACCCCAAGATTCTGAGGGTCAAGAAGTCGAAGAGCCAATCCAGCTAGCAATTGTTGGCCGTCCTAATGTCGGCAAGTCGAGTCTGCTAAATGCCATCTGTGGCGAGATACGTGCCATTGTCAGTCCAATTCGTGGCACCACTCGTGACACAATTGATACCTATCTCAAACGTGAGGGCTACTCTTGGCGACTCCTTGATACTGCTGGTATACACCGCCGCCGTAGCGTTAAATATGGACCAGAGTTTTTCGGGATTAGCCGCAGTTTCAAAGCCATTGAGCGCAGTGACATATGTATACTTGTTATTGATGCACTTGACGGCATCACTGACCAGGACCAGCGGCTTGCTGGTCGCATCGAGAGTAGAGGGCGTGCCTGTGTTGTAGTAATTAATAAATGGGACGTTGTCAGAAAAGACAGCTATACTATGAAAACTATGGAAAAAGAGCTTAGGGCCAAGCTCTATTTCCTTGACTGGAGCTCAATGCTATTTGCCTCAGCAATTACCAAGCAGCGAGTGAATAGTATCTTCCCACTAGCAATTCAAGCTGTGGAGCAGCACCGCCGCCGTGTGAGTACCTCTGTTGTCAATGAAGTACTTAAAGAAGCATTGCGCTGGCGTAATCCTCCTGCAACACACGGTGGCCGCCAAGGCCGGCTTTATTACGGAACGCAAGTAGCAAGCCGTCCTCCAAGCTTTACACTATTTGTCAATGATCCGAAGTTATTCGGAGATACATACAGACGCTATGTCGAGCGGCAACTACGTGAGGGTCTTGGCTTTAAAGGTACTCCCTTAAGACTATTCTGGCGTGGTAAGCGACAGCGTGATGCCGAGCGTGACCTAGCCCGGTAG